Genomic segment of Ranitomeya imitator isolate aRanImi1 chromosome 6, aRanImi1.pri, whole genome shotgun sequence:
gttggttgtgctttcacactcgtggcagtATTAGAtggctctacaacccacacaagtggctcaggtagtgcagctcatccaggatggtacatcaatgcgagcagtggcaagaaggtttgctgtgtctgtcagcgtagtatcaagaggttggaggcgctaccagaagacaggccagtacaccaagagacatggagggggctgtaggagggcaacaacccagcagcaggaccactacctcagcctttgtgcaaggaggaacaggaggagcactgccagagccctgcaaaataacctccagcaggccacaaatgtgcatgtgtctgcataaatggttagaaatcgactccatgaggatggtctgagtgcccgacgtccacagatgggggttgtgctcacagcccaacaccgtgcaggatgatttgcatttgccacagaacaggattggcaaattcactactggcgccctgtgctcttcacagatgaaagcaggttcacactgagcacatgtgacagacgtgacagaatctggagacgccgtggagagcaatctgctgcctgcaacatccttcagcatgaccggtttagcagtgggtcagtaatggtgtggggtggcatttcttttgagggcctcacagccccccatgtgctcaccagaggtagcctgactgccaggcTTGTACGTGTGGAAGAAATGAGAATAACAATACAATACCAAAAGGTACCTGTAGTAACAGTAGTAAAAGGAAATAGGGGAGGTGAAAATATCAAGACGCTAACAGGGCGATTGGGATTATACACATCCCAAAGGTCAAAACAAAATTATTATTTGACCTGTAGCATGACATGGTGAAACGTAGTAAAAATAAATCTTTAGATTTTTTCTAAAAATTCTGCACTTTTATTTAACATCCATCATATATAACTCTTCTATAGAGTGTTTGTAGCTGTTTAATGACAGATTTCTTTATTCGAGTGTATTACAGTCCACCTTCTCTGAAACAGAACAATTCTgtcttagggctcatttccacttgcgagaaaaaaaacggtccgtaatctggaccgaaaaaaaagggatgaaaagtatgcgtttgtcatgcgagttcagtgcgattttttaatcgcaccatccgttttacacccGTATGACATCCgtttgcaatccgttttttttctctgcaactatttttatacaatcatttacaggactatttacagtgttctatgccacagaatggtaaggtatctgtaaaaaatggATGGAATatagatggtccgtattccatgcgttttttttctcgcacccattgactcgtccgagaatcgcagcaatacgcagcatgctgcgatttttttctcagtccgaattcagctgagaaaaaaaatcgcaaatgaaaagacacctattgaataacactGGTACGagttcaatccgattttttatcggattgcactcgtccgttttccttgcaagtggaaatgagcccataAAGGCACGAATAACTACACAATTCTTTTGTTTGGACCCCAGAAGGAAGGTCTTGCAAAATTAGAACAAGAATTATTTCACAATTTGTGCATATTTGGAAATGACTTTGATAAAAGCGCTCCTAAAACTTGAATGGCACAAAGGGTAAAGAATGGGATTAATTGAGGAGTTAATCCACAGCAACCAAAATGTAATTTGATACCAATAAGAGGCAATGCAGTAATCATGGCAGGCAGCCCGAATGGTCATAAGGAGTGAGTAAGGCGCCCAACAAATACAGAAGACACAAACCAAAATAAACAATGATTTGGCAATTTTTTTGTCGTGGGATAACTTAATAATGTGAATATTACTCGGTGGTGCACTGACACTTTGTGATCTATTAGGTTCTGTCTTCTTAGAAGATAAGTGAGGACATGGTTTAGCAGCTATTTTGATTTTTGGTAATCTTAAACCATTTTGATCAGGGTGAATGAACCCTTCTGGTGCAATATACGGTATCTGTAAGATTTCTTCTTTAGTTGAGCAAATTGTGAAAACTGAAGATTCTCTTTTCTTTTTGCTTCGTATCTTAATATTCCAATAGATGCTCAGGTTAAAAAATGAAATACTTAACAGAGGAAGTAAAAAGTCAAAAGAGGAAGCCACCAGCAGAAAGTGCCAGCTGTTGAAGTATGAAGGGAGACAGAGTTCCTCGGGAAAGGAGTCATCACTATTGAAATAGTCCCAGAGAAGAATAGCTGGGCTGTATACGAGAGATGACAGTATCCAGACTGCAGCCATCTTAAGTACTGTTTTGTAATGCTGTTGCCGCTGAGTGTGATATGCAACCTAAACAACAGAAGACAAGAACATTTACACGTATATAATAGGCATTATTATTGTCTGCAGAAAAATCCAGAGtgatggcaggaaaaatgctgcgtaAAACGTGTATTTTTGCCTGTTTTTATCGGCATTTTTGATCCATTTCTACAATTAATTTAGCTGGGTATAAAAAAGCGgcaaaaactctgaaagaattgacatgctgcagattgtaaAAAATCACTTTGATGGTTCAAATCCGCAAGGAAAGAATAAGCAGCCTGTGcaagagatttcagaaatctcattcactttgatgGTAGTGtaaaatgcagtgtttttttttagccTTGAAATACATGTAGAACATAAAGCAAAGAGTGTGCACAAGCACAGGGGCAATATGCAGCTACTAAAACAAGTAAAGAATGGGTCTGTGAAGGATGACACCAGAGAAATCACGCAGAATCCGTCCGCTGACACAACAATTGACGAACCCACACCTTGCCTGATGTCACTGTTACTTACTGGCATggtctcctcacttgcaccaatatgatgttctgcagcaactGAGGATGGGTAAGGTCAGCTTGGTGCAATTTTACACACCCACCCTTTTCACACAAGTCCAGGTAGACATGGGGAGTGATAGGATGTGGCCCATGCAGTCATTGACATGGCACAACcctcgctcacaaccctgacaggctgagagactaggctttcactagcaccagtgaagcaAAGATATAGATATTAGTAGGACAAAAGAAATAAGATGCATATATGTCAATTACCAGGTGATGTTATGTCATGGGTGCGCTCGGCCACAGGTGGCATGGGATGCCAGCTGTCTACTTGGTCCCTTCTCAGCACGTTATTCGACATGGACCCCACTTCCGAAGTGCACCGCATGCATAACAGAGAAATGGACCACATGGCCATACATTAGCCTTTATCCCTTTTGGGTCATTCCCTTCCTGGCCTCTGCAGCTGTAAactccaaaacctatgaaagatcataacgCCTTTCTGAATGGTCCTAGGGTGGCGGTTCTGGCACCATCAGATCCAGCCAGGACCCTGCTACGCCCCTGCTACGCGttaagaccaaacacagctttgctatctgGTTTCTACTGGCTGTTCTATGCATCTCCATACCCTGGATGCTGAAACGAGTCAAGACCCAGTTAGGCGCTCGCCATGTTCTGGGGATCTCGAAAATATACGCGATGTACGGCTAGGATgtatagtatctccataactcATCATGGAATCATAGCTGACTCAACTAAGCAATTTCAACCACATGGAATTGACATGGTCAGCAAGCCTTTTGTTTTGCTCTGACCTGACTCAAGGAGTGAAATCTGTTACTCATAGCCCTTGAGGCTTGCCCCCTGCCACATAGGCTACAAACGAGTGGCATGAAAtaatatctccaatattcttcacacagTTGTTACAGTAGTCTATTACAAAAAGCAAATGTCAATACACTTACAGTATATGAATTCATCTGTATTACTCATCTGTCCAATATGACTCCACTGCATTATTACTAACTGGAATATAACTGGTTAATCATAATATAAGCGAATAAGCATACTGTTTAACCAACACAATTCTGTATCACGCTACGTGCTGGTAGAGAAGGAGAGAAACACTATATGTTTAGTTACCAGATGCAGCAGGCTACTCAAGTACTGCTGCGTTATCACATCCCTGTTTCCAGTACACTAACTGTAGATATTAGCCCTTGTTGGTATTGCTAGTACTGGTGTAAATTACTATTAACACCATTTTATCTCTATTGTTTAGTATTCCTATAGGCTCAGTTCAAGAAACTATATTAGCCAGCAAAAAACCTCCCAGTGTATACATGCGCTTGCACTTTGGTACAAGCATGGCCATATTTAAGTAGGCAACAGCAGGCTTAAAAACGTTTCTTTATATCCTCTAGCACACAATTTAGTACTGCTTTGAATGTATATTTCTATAAACACTATTTGAGGAAGCATTCGAGTTATTCCATCACCTCCTTCGAAGCGCAGGTTCACCTTTGTATGCAATTCTAGAGAATTTAATTGAATCAGTCACACTGAGTGTGACAAGTTATGCAGCAGGTTGTGTATGTATGAAACAACAGAGGCATAGGTAGTAAGCCTGCAACAGGATAAAAAACGTGGCTGTTGGATCTCATTACAGCAGGTAAGTCTTGCTGCTCCggagagcacaacagaaaaatcggCAGGCGAGCTCAGCCTCAGCAGTACAGGGATGGAGGTCCAGGAGGTATAGCTAGTGGGGACTACAGCACAGCACAGGAAATTAAGGGGACATAGGTTGCGTGTAGACTAGACCTGAAAGTGTTAGTGAAGAAATACTCGGTTGGCCAGGTCAGAAGAAAGTGGGCTGTAACAGGAAGGTAAGCTAGCTGGAATGGAGAGCCTAAGTTGATGGAGCTATATAACTGAAATACTTCATTACAACATGTGCCACCATTTGTAGTCACTATATATGTGTCTCTGTTGGAAACAGAAGATGTAATGAACCAGTCATGTACCTGCTGCCGATTGTACGTTAGtaccattaaagaagcactcccatcaaaatttttatcctcttaatatattgcagtcatcatattatacatcactgtgtacttacaattgtgcattctgcccttctacccagttaatttttctgttttccattagTTCTATGACATTACATTACAAGCACTAGCTAGCTGAATCCTTTTAAGCTCTATGGAGAAACAGGAGGTCACTTTTCTACGTACAAGTCATGAGTTGATGCAAAAGTCTATTGCAGGGAGGATGAGCTGAGCAGCCGGATTGGGAGGTGAAGAgtgggatgataaatgcagggacaagacacATCCTGTTTCTTCATACAGCAGAGAAAaaagaataattagctgggtagaaaggcagaatgagcaattgtaagtccacagtgctgtataatatgatgactgcaatatattaggggataaaaactttgatgagagtgcttctttaagttcCACAATAAAATTAAGTTTATTTTTGTAAAATGGACTGACCCGTTCCTTATCTATACTTAAAATTCTAGGTTACTGTGCCGTCAAAAATGTTCTGCCCTAGAGGGAAGTGGCTGGAGCGGACACAATCCTAATCTCCCAAGGAACCTTTGTACTTGTGTTTAGACTCTCCTCGGCCTGTGCGTCCCTTACATGGCCATTGTTTATGGGTCATATGAACTATTATCATAAAACAATGCTATACTAGAATAAAGAATAGGACAATACTTACAGCCATAGTGACAGCCAGAAATCGATCATAACTAATGAGAACAACATTAAAGGCTGACGCTGTGCACATCAGATTGTCGACGACCAGCCATAGCTTGCAGAGGAATTTTCCTAGCTTCCACTCGCCATTGAACATATAAGGCACATACAATGGAATGCAAAATGCTCCTGTGAAAAGACATTAATAGtcattattatttaatattatagcgccatttattccatggcgctttacatgtgaggagaggtatacataataaaaaaacaaatacaataatcttaaacaataaaagtcacaactggtactggaggagagaggaccctgcccgcgagggctcacaatctacaattatTAATATTAATAGTTACTAAAGATGGAGCAAGGAAAAGGCTCAGTTATATTATCAGTGCCATAACACAGAGATATACACTGAGGGGAGGCTTCCAGGCATGACACGCTATAGCCATACAGTGTACGAACGTGCGCGCAATGTAGAAAGGTATATATCACATGATATACAAGTTTTTGCTGTAGGCCACTACATAGGACATAAGTAAAATTGCATATACCATAGTTAAAAATGAGTATGCCAATTGTTTAATGAAGGCTCTTCTAGTTAGTGCATATACCAAGATGTAGACAGAGCCAAGGACTCACAGTAAGATTATATACACATGCagaattttattttttgttataaaGCTCAAAAAATCTGTGCACTAGAGCTAAGAACTAGGCACTATATGATCCACCATTTGGGGCCTTCATACAGCTTTAAATAGAAGAAATTAATCTACTGAGATTATCTCCATAATTTGGCATCTAGAAGAACAGGTAATAATTTTTCCTCACAGTTtgatacaataaaaacatctaAATACCCCTCTATGAAAATAGACACACACAAAGGTACAATATGGACCGACAGACTATAACTGATTCATCCATGTACCACAGTTCCCtagaacttatttttatttttaaccccaTAGGCCAAATTGTCTTAACTGTTGGTCCCTGGAGTTTGCAAGTGTGGAGAAGACTCAGGAGCTCAGCTTTGATTTCTACTGTTAACCATTTAAGTTTGTGAATCTCTGGCAGCAGTAATTTTATGAAGCGGACTCGGCTGTGGTGCACTGATGggttaagagaggcctggatgtcttcctggagcagaataatattgtataatacaattattaggttctgtagaaggatgtagatctggggatttattatgatggaatataggctgaactggatggacaaatgtcttttttcggccttactaactatgttactatgttactatgttactaatatggaATCCAAAAAATCTACTCTATCAAATATAAAATTAAGTAACCCATGTGGAAAATGccataaagaaaaagaaacaaaactccaaaattgttgtttttttcgcTCATGATACTTTCCTAAAAAAATGCAATAcaaagcaatcaaaacattgtgTGCACACAAAATTGGTGCCATTAAAACAGCTATAGCTCTCCTGCCGCAATAGTTCTGCTACAGCTATAGTTCTCCTGCCACCATAGTTCTGCTACAGCTATAGTTCTCTTGCCACCATAGTTCTGCTTCAGCTATAGTTCTCCTGCCACCATAGTTCTGCTTCAGCTATAGTTCTCTTGCCACCATAGTTCTGCTACAGCTATAGTTCTCTTGCCACCATAGTTCTGCTTCAGCTATAGTTCTCCTGTCATCATAGTTCTGCTACAGCTATAGTTCTCCTGCCACCATAGTTCTGCTACAGCTATAGTTCTCTTGCCACCATAGTTCTGCTTCAGCTATAGTTCTCCTGCCACCATAGTTCTGCTACAGCTATAGTTCTCCTGTCATCATAGTTCTGCTACAGCTATAGTTCTCTTGCCACTATAGTTCTGCTCGAGCTATAGTTCTCCTGCCACCATAGTTCTGCTACAGCTATAGCTCTCCTGCCACCATAGTTCTGCTACAGCTATAGTTCTCCTGCCACCATAGTTCTGCTACAGCTATAGTTCTCTTGCCACCATAGTTCTGCTTCAGCTATAGTTCTCCTGCCACCATAGTTCTGCTTCAGCTATAGTTCTCTTGCCACCATAGTTCTGCTACAGCTATAGTTCACTTGCCACCATAGTTCTGCTTCAGCTATAGTTCTCCTGTCATCATAGTTCTGCTACAGCTATAGTTCTCCTGCCACCATAGTTCTGCTACAGCTATAGTTCTCTTGCCACCATAGTTCTGCTTCAGCTATAGTTCTCCTGCCACCATAGTTCTGCTACAGCTATAGTTCTCCTGTCATCATAGTTCTGCTACAGCTATAGTTCTCTTGCCACTATAGTTCTGCTCGAGCTATAGTTCTCCTGCCACCATAGTTCTGCTACAGCTATAGCTCTCCTGCCACCATAGTTCTGCTACAGCTATAGTTCTCCTGCCACCATAGTTCTGCTACAGCTATAGTTCTCCTGCCACCATAGTTCTGCTTCAGCTATAGTTCTCCTGCCACCATAGTTCTGCTACAGCTATAGCTCTCCTGCCACCATAGTTCTGCTACAGCTATAGTTCTCCTGCCACCATAGTTCTGCTACAGCTATAGTTCTCCTGCCACCATAGTTCTGCTACAGCTATAGTTCTCTTGCCACCATAGTTCTGCTTCAGCTATAGTTCTCCTGCCACCATAGTTCTGCTACAGCTATAGTTCTCCTGTCATCATAGTTCTGCTACAGCTATAGTTCTCTTGCCACTATAGTTCTGCTCGAGCTATAGTTCTCCTGCCACCATAGTTCTGCTACAGCTATAGCTCTCCTGCCACCATAGTTCTGCTACAGCTATAGTTCTCCTGCCACCATAGTTCTGCTACAGCTATAGTTCTCTTGCCACCATAGTTCTGCTTCAGCTATAGTTCTCCTGCCACCATAGTTCTGCTTCAGCTATAGTTCTCTTGCCACCATAGTTCTGCTACAGCTATAGTTCACTTGCCACCATAGTTCTGCTTCAGCTATAGTTCTCCTGTCATCATAGTTCTGCTACAGCTATAGTTCTCCTGCCACCATAGTTCTGCTACAGCTATAGTTCTCTTGCCACCATAGTTCTGCTTCAGCTATAGTTCTCCTGCCACCATAGTTCTGCTACAGCTATAGTTCTCCTGTCATCATAGTTCTGCTACAGCTATAGTTCTCTTGCCACTATAGTTCTGCTCGAGCTATAGTTCTCCTGCCACCATAGTTCTGCTACAGCTATAGCTCTCCTGCCACCATAGTTCTGCTACAGCTATAGTTCTCCTGCCACCATAGTTCTGCTACAGCTATAGTTCTCCTGCCACCATAGTTCTGCTACAGCTATAGTTCTCCTG
This window contains:
- the LOC138643399 gene encoding histamine H3 receptor-like; the encoded protein is MEKIGKVNDSSERNLTGIISANSSFEIDEMAQGVTILIIMLISFFIFITVAGNSLVIVCFIEDKRLRSSSNLYLLNLAICDFFIGAFCIPLYVPYMFNGEWKLGKFLCKLWLVVDNLMCTASAFNVVLISYDRFLAVTMAVAYHTQRQQHYKTVLKMAAVWILSSLVYSPAILLWDYFNSDDSFPEELCLPSYFNSWHFLLVASSFDFLLPLLSISFFNLSIYWNIKIRSKKKRESSVFTICSTKEEILQIPYIAPEGFIHPDQNGLRLPKIKIAAKPCPHLSSKKTEPNRSQSVSAPPSNIHIIKLSHDKKIAKSLFILVCVFCICWAPYSLLMTIRAACHDYCIASYWYQITFWLLWINSSINPILYPLCHSSFRSAFIKVISKYAQIVK